The Nitrospirales bacterium genome includes a window with the following:
- the treY gene encoding malto-oligosyltrehalose synthase has product MPTPSRRIPVSSYRLQCHQSFTFQDAANIVPYLHDLGITDCYVSPYLKALPGSTHGYDVIDPTSLNPELGNDADYQAFFQALDHHQMGQILDVVPNHLGIDRSANPWWQDVLENGPSSRYAKFFDIDWNPVKPELENKVLLPILGEQYGIALENQEITLVYADGSFALHYYDHHLPTDPSSWPLILSLRQEELAHTLSPEAPHYQEYQSILTALSHLPSRNERDPERIAERYREKDVIQRRLAALCQEQPEIETFFRENVRILNGVKGSYSSFDLLDALVSDQAYRLAYWRVAAEEINYRRFFDINELAAIRMEQDDVFTEIHQRVFALLRSGAVTGLRIDHIDGLYDPSQYLQQWQAWAHDHLQLPADRQGRSIYIVVEKILGKSETLCKNWACDGTTGYEFLTLVNNLFVDSRSLQKFDDLYRRFTKSAESYEDLIYQAKKLIMSSAMSSEINALGHQLSLLSERNRRSRDFTLNSLIHAVREIIACFPVYRTYITYDPSQAVADRDQLYIRVATIRAKRRNPAISSLVFDFIQDLLLKIPITESRLDWREVNSFIMKFQQTTSPVMAKGVEDTAFYIYSRFLSLNEVGGEPDQFGIPLPQFHEKMQARYKSTPHSLSTTSTHDTKRGEDVRARLNVISELPQEWRKRVSRWYQLNKKAKQTIDDQTIPARQEEYFLYQTLLGCWPFGPVEGNTLESFSTRIQDYMIKALREAKVHSSWLNPNEAYEHAMREFIARILTPARSRAFFKDFLPFQEKIAHYGIVNSLSQVLVKVTAPGIPDFYQGTERWDLNLVDPDNRRPVDYDSSREALARLRDAQRQNGPIALLQELLEHPENGEIKLWTTLAALHYRREHAALFADGHFQPLDAEGPRSQHICAFARIKDNQVAITLIPRFIASLGLEPTTWPMEQTIWEDTYLRLPHEWGNLCFRNLFTDEIVGSTQEEEKGIVFIANILQNFPVALLARTP; this is encoded by the coding sequence ATGCCAACACCCAGTCGTCGCATCCCGGTTTCTTCCTACCGACTCCAATGCCATCAATCCTTTACGTTCCAAGATGCGGCCAACATCGTCCCATACCTGCATGATCTTGGCATTACCGACTGCTATGTCTCTCCCTACCTGAAAGCTCTTCCCGGAAGTACGCACGGCTATGATGTGATTGATCCGACTTCGCTCAACCCTGAGCTTGGTAACGACGCTGACTATCAGGCCTTCTTCCAGGCCTTAGATCATCACCAAATGGGGCAGATTCTCGATGTCGTCCCCAATCATCTGGGCATTGACCGTTCCGCCAATCCCTGGTGGCAAGATGTGCTGGAAAACGGACCGAGTTCCAGGTATGCCAAGTTTTTTGACATCGATTGGAATCCAGTCAAACCCGAACTCGAGAATAAAGTCTTACTTCCCATTTTAGGAGAACAGTACGGCATCGCGTTAGAGAATCAGGAGATTACCCTGGTCTACGCCGATGGGTCCTTTGCGCTTCATTATTACGATCACCATCTTCCCACCGACCCCTCCTCCTGGCCACTGATTCTGTCATTGCGCCAAGAAGAGTTGGCCCACACTCTGAGTCCGGAAGCCCCCCATTACCAAGAATATCAGAGCATTTTGACCGCATTGTCTCACCTGCCGTCAAGAAATGAACGTGATCCTGAGCGCATCGCGGAACGCTACCGTGAAAAAGACGTCATTCAACGACGTTTGGCTGCGTTATGCCAAGAACAGCCTGAGATCGAAACATTTTTCAGAGAAAACGTACGCATCCTCAACGGTGTCAAAGGCTCGTATTCCAGCTTCGATTTACTCGATGCCCTGGTGAGCGATCAAGCCTATCGCCTCGCCTACTGGAGAGTCGCGGCGGAGGAAATTAACTATCGACGATTCTTCGACATCAATGAATTGGCCGCGATCAGGATGGAACAAGACGACGTCTTTACCGAGATTCATCAACGCGTGTTCGCACTCCTGCGGTCCGGGGCCGTGACGGGACTCCGCATCGATCATATCGATGGCCTCTATGATCCATCCCAATACCTACAACAGTGGCAAGCATGGGCTCACGACCACTTACAACTTCCAGCCGACCGGCAAGGCCGTTCCATCTATATCGTCGTCGAAAAAATTCTGGGAAAATCAGAAACGCTGTGTAAAAATTGGGCCTGCGACGGTACAACCGGCTACGAGTTTCTTACGCTCGTGAACAATCTGTTTGTCGACTCACGATCTCTGCAAAAGTTCGACGACCTGTATCGTCGATTCACCAAAAGCGCAGAATCATACGAAGATCTGATCTATCAAGCCAAAAAACTGATCATGAGCAGCGCCATGTCGAGTGAGATTAACGCCTTAGGTCATCAGTTGAGCCTGCTGTCGGAGCGGAATCGACGGTCCCGCGACTTTACGCTGAACAGCTTGATCCATGCGGTCAGGGAAATCATCGCCTGCTTTCCCGTTTATCGCACCTACATTACTTACGATCCAAGCCAAGCCGTCGCGGATCGGGACCAACTCTACATCCGAGTGGCGACGATCCGCGCCAAGCGGAGAAACCCAGCTATCAGCAGCCTGGTGTTTGATTTCATTCAAGATCTTCTGCTGAAAATCCCCATCACGGAGTCCCGACTCGACTGGCGAGAGGTCAATAGCTTTATCATGAAGTTTCAACAAACGACGAGCCCCGTGATGGCCAAAGGCGTGGAGGATACGGCGTTCTACATCTACAGCCGGTTTCTTTCGCTGAATGAAGTCGGTGGAGAACCGGACCAATTCGGCATCCCGCTTCCCCAGTTTCATGAAAAGATGCAGGCCAGATACAAGAGCACACCGCACAGTCTATCCACAACCTCCACACACGACACCAAACGCGGGGAAGATGTTCGCGCTCGCTTAAATGTGATCTCTGAACTTCCGCAGGAATGGCGTAAGCGTGTCAGCCGTTGGTACCAACTGAACAAAAAAGCCAAACAGACGATCGACGATCAAACTATCCCCGCTCGACAGGAGGAGTACTTTTTGTACCAGACGCTGTTAGGCTGCTGGCCCTTTGGTCCGGTCGAGGGGAACACGCTCGAGAGTTTTTCCACACGTATCCAAGACTATATGATCAAAGCTCTTCGTGAGGCCAAAGTGCATTCCAGTTGGTTGAACCCGAATGAGGCCTACGAACACGCGATGCGAGAGTTCATCGCCCGTATTTTGACTCCAGCCCGCTCACGAGCCTTCTTCAAGGATTTTCTCCCGTTCCAAGAAAAAATCGCACACTACGGCATCGTCAACTCTCTGTCTCAAGTCTTAGTCAAAGTCACGGCTCCGGGTATTCCTGATTTTTATCAAGGGACGGAACGTTGGGACCTCAATCTGGTTGATCCGGACAATCGCCGCCCCGTTGATTATGACAGCTCTCGAGAAGCTCTCGCTCGCCTTCGTGATGCTCAACGACAGAATGGCCCCATTGCGTTACTTCAGGAACTGCTCGAACATCCAGAGAACGGTGAGATTAAACTTTGGACGACTCTCGCGGCTCTTCATTACCGGCGGGAACATGCGGCATTGTTCGCAGACGGTCACTTCCAGCCACTCGATGCCGAAGGTCCTAGATCGCAACATATTTGTGCATTTGCTAGAATAAAAGATAACCAAGTGGCGATTACCCTGATTCCTCGGTTCATAGCGAGTCTTGGCCTTGAACCGACCACCTGGCCGATGGAGCAAACCATCTGGGAAGACACATATCTCCGGCTTCCTCACGAGTGGGGCAACCTATGCTTTCGAAATCTTTTTACCGATGAAATCGTTGGATCGACGCAGGAAGAAGAAAAGGGTATAGTATTCATAGCGAATATTCTTCAGAATTTTCCCGTGGCCTTATTAGCGAGGACCCCATGA
- a CDS encoding YtxH domain-containing protein, with the protein MDHQDYSDDSGWVNTFVFIAGVVLGAGAALLMAPESGSILRGRISRGARTAQDEISDMAANTKDALSTLSRDTQQSLKHAATRVTAAVDATKQSVKSELKENLID; encoded by the coding sequence ATGGATCATCAGGACTATTCAGACGATTCTGGTTGGGTCAACACGTTTGTCTTTATCGCAGGGGTGGTCCTCGGAGCAGGTGCCGCGTTACTCATGGCACCAGAGTCTGGTTCAATCTTGCGGGGACGTATTTCACGCGGAGCAAGAACGGCGCAGGATGAGATCTCAGATATGGCCGCCAATACCAAAGACGCGCTCAGCACCCTATCCAGAGATACGCAGCAATCGTTAAAACATGCCGCCACCCGAGTCACCGCAGCGGTTGATGCGACGAAACAGTCGGTGAAATCTGAACTGAAGGAAAATTTGATCGACTAA
- the glgA gene encoding glycogen synthase, which translates to MKVSIFSNEYPPYTYGGAGVHVEYLSRELAKLMHVDVRCFGDQRIHEDNLQVRGFELDSSHYECPKSLVSVFGAIQRGLDFNTSGLDADLVHCHTWYTHLAGILAKLNYGLPLVITTHSLEPLRPWKREQLGGGYDFSLWVERTALTMADAVIAVSHGTKHDILQNFPVSEDKIHVIHNGIDLTEYQKRDSMKALQHYGIDASTPYVLFVGRITRQKGIIYLVQAIEHLNPGYQVVLCAGAPDTPEIETEMKTAVNDASCQRPGVIWIREMLDKTSLIELYSHAAVFCCPSIYEPFGIINLEAMACETAVVASAIGGIPEVVVDGETGILVPLQQLSTSPFTPSNPAQFSQDLARAINQLMNDEPLRRRLARAGRARAEEKFSWAAIAQQTTTLYRQLLATP; encoded by the coding sequence ATGAAAGTCTCGATCTTCAGTAATGAATATCCTCCCTATACCTATGGAGGTGCGGGAGTTCACGTAGAATACCTGAGTCGAGAACTGGCCAAACTGATGCACGTTGACGTGCGTTGCTTCGGAGATCAACGAATTCACGAAGACAATCTCCAAGTGCGCGGGTTTGAACTCGACTCAAGTCACTATGAATGCCCCAAATCACTGGTCTCGGTATTTGGTGCCATACAGCGAGGACTCGACTTTAATACGTCGGGACTCGATGCCGACCTCGTGCACTGTCATACCTGGTACACCCATCTAGCGGGCATTTTAGCCAAGCTGAATTATGGTCTTCCGTTGGTCATTACCACTCACTCGCTTGAGCCATTACGACCGTGGAAACGAGAACAATTAGGCGGGGGTTACGATTTTTCCCTGTGGGTGGAGCGAACCGCCCTAACCATGGCTGATGCCGTCATCGCGGTTTCGCATGGCACAAAGCATGATATTCTTCAAAATTTCCCAGTCTCAGAAGATAAAATCCATGTCATCCACAACGGCATAGATCTCACGGAATATCAAAAACGAGATTCAATGAAAGCCCTTCAGCATTACGGCATCGACGCGTCGACGCCCTATGTGCTATTCGTCGGGCGCATTACAAGACAAAAGGGCATCATTTACCTGGTGCAGGCCATCGAGCACCTGAACCCCGGCTATCAAGTCGTTCTCTGCGCCGGAGCCCCCGACACGCCTGAAATCGAGACTGAAATGAAGACGGCAGTCAACGATGCCTCGTGCCAGAGGCCTGGCGTGATCTGGATACGAGAGATGTTGGATAAGACGAGCCTCATAGAGTTGTATTCGCACGCGGCCGTTTTTTGCTGTCCCTCGATCTACGAGCCATTCGGCATTATCAATCTTGAAGCAATGGCATGCGAAACCGCTGTTGTCGCGTCAGCCATCGGCGGCATCCCTGAAGTGGTCGTCGATGGAGAAACCGGAATCCTCGTTCCTCTTCAGCAACTGTCAACTTCGCCCTTCACGCCATCGAATCCTGCACAATTTTCACAAGACCTGGCTCGTGCCATTAACCAACTGATGAACGATGAACCACTACGACGGCGATTGGCGCGAGCCGGCCGCGCGCGAGCTGAAGAGAAATTTAGTTGGGCCGCGATCGCGCAGCAAACAACCACGTTGTACCGTCAGCTCCTCGCGACACCGTAA
- a CDS encoding cation diffusion facilitator family transporter yields the protein MSMTPTYQQLKSRLQIGLAINGIIIIAEFIGGYLINSISLMSDAGHNLIDQGSLFLALYAHILAARPATEDRTFGYHRAGIVSAFINGFALLITAVILAAVALYRLTSPVLVPGGWMMGIALASFLANLTVALLLQQGAEDDLNIKGAFWHMLADAWVSLGVVAGGIGILVTGWTVFDPLISLLIVFVIAKGAWPIFHESLHVLLESTPPTIKATKIVEAIEQIPGVKNVHDLHIWAVEPRLIMLTCHVLVDTGYEPTQDGLLHDIQSMISSDFHIHHHTIQLETRCAEPNDVHCDLNRLTNGQLETKFSHSHSPH from the coding sequence ATGTCCATGACGCCGACTTATCAACAACTCAAATCTCGTCTTCAGATCGGACTCGCCATCAACGGCATCATTATCATCGCAGAATTTATCGGAGGATACTTGATTAACAGTATCAGCCTCATGAGTGACGCAGGACATAATTTAATCGATCAAGGTTCGCTCTTTCTCGCACTCTATGCGCATATCCTTGCGGCTCGGCCAGCAACGGAAGATCGAACTTTTGGGTATCATCGGGCAGGAATAGTTTCGGCGTTCATCAATGGCTTTGCGTTACTGATCACGGCAGTCATACTGGCCGCTGTCGCCCTCTATCGTCTGACCTCTCCGGTCCTCGTGCCTGGAGGGTGGATGATGGGGATCGCCCTGGCGAGTTTTCTCGCCAATCTGACCGTCGCTCTCCTATTGCAGCAGGGTGCCGAAGATGACCTGAACATCAAAGGAGCGTTTTGGCATATGCTCGCCGATGCCTGGGTTTCCCTGGGCGTGGTAGCCGGAGGCATTGGGATTCTCGTTACAGGGTGGACCGTGTTCGACCCCTTGATCAGCCTCCTGATTGTGTTTGTCATCGCGAAAGGCGCTTGGCCCATCTTTCACGAATCCCTTCATGTTCTCTTAGAGTCTACGCCTCCAACCATCAAGGCCACGAAAATCGTGGAAGCGATCGAACAGATACCGGGAGTCAAGAACGTCCATGACCTGCACATCTGGGCGGTTGAACCGCGCTTGATCATGCTGACCTGCCACGTCTTGGTCGATACCGGATACGAACCGACACAAGACGGACTGCTTCACGACATTCAATCCATGATTTCCTCTGACTTCCATATCCACCATCATACGATTCAACTCGAAACCCGGTGTGCGGAACCCAATGACGTGCATTGCGACCTCAATCGCCTAACCAATGGACAATTGGAAACGAAATTCAGCCATTCCCACTCTCCGCACTAA
- a CDS encoding phosphatase PAP2 family protein, producing the protein MSWDEWLFRTVNGWAGRFEFLDWSMYEFSQEGNLLLPGILLVIYWSWTNWREARIAGPSLALLIGLSDIVGGQLKLLIGRPRPCHVFAHIHELVGCGGTMSLPSNHAFNSATAAAFLHLLYPSTGWIAWPLVGFIGLSRVYLGAHYVTDVFAGWILGIILGGSAGFLLARSSWIGRGGTSSTHHPT; encoded by the coding sequence GTGAGTTGGGATGAATGGCTCTTTCGAACCGTGAACGGATGGGCAGGGCGGTTCGAATTTTTAGACTGGTCGATGTACGAATTCTCGCAGGAAGGAAACCTGCTCCTGCCAGGTATCCTTCTTGTCATCTATTGGAGTTGGACCAATTGGCGAGAGGCGCGAATCGCCGGCCCCAGCCTGGCGTTGTTGATAGGGCTGAGTGATATCGTTGGAGGTCAATTGAAACTGCTGATTGGACGTCCAAGGCCTTGTCATGTGTTTGCGCATATTCATGAGCTGGTTGGATGTGGTGGAACGATGAGCCTGCCGTCCAATCATGCGTTTAATTCTGCAACGGCCGCGGCTTTTCTCCATCTTCTGTATCCTTCGACAGGGTGGATTGCATGGCCTTTGGTTGGATTCATCGGGTTGTCGCGCGTCTATTTAGGCGCGCATTATGTGACTGATGTGTTTGCCGGATGGATACTGGGGATCATACTGGGAGGCAGTGCGGGATTTTTGCTGGCACGTTCTTCCTGGATCGGGCGTGGGGGGACCAGTTCGACCCATCATCCCACGTGA
- a CDS encoding TatD family hydrolase yields the protein MLIDTHVHLDDQRYDTDRIEMFSRAQDAGVEAFITIGCDLATSRAAVELADQHPNIYAAIGVHPHEVKHIEDAWYRELAELAKHPKVVGYGEIGLDFHYDHSPRDIQRRRFREQIQLARELHLPIVIHTREAQEDTITILDEEHASQTGGVFHCFSGDAWLAQQALRLGFYLSFSGIITFQKASALRDIVQTIPDDRLLIETDGPYLTPVPFRGKRNESAYVKKVAEKIAEIKGGATLSNYERIASLTTDNARALFKISSSS from the coding sequence ATGCTTATTGACACGCACGTGCATTTGGACGATCAGCGGTACGACACTGATCGGATAGAAATGTTTTCCAGAGCCCAGGACGCCGGGGTGGAAGCGTTTATCACCATTGGTTGCGATTTAGCTACGAGTCGTGCTGCCGTCGAGTTGGCCGATCAACATCCCAACATCTACGCCGCTATCGGCGTCCATCCTCACGAAGTCAAACATATCGAAGACGCCTGGTACCGGGAATTGGCAGAATTAGCGAAACATCCCAAAGTGGTCGGATATGGTGAAATCGGGTTGGATTTTCACTACGATCATTCCCCTCGAGACATTCAACGTCGACGCTTTCGCGAGCAGATACAGCTCGCTCGGGAACTTCATCTTCCCATCGTGATTCACACGCGCGAGGCCCAAGAAGACACTATCACGATTTTAGACGAAGAGCACGCCTCACAAACTGGGGGCGTGTTTCATTGCTTTTCAGGCGATGCCTGGCTAGCCCAGCAAGCCCTACGATTGGGATTCTACCTGTCCTTCTCAGGCATCATTACCTTTCAAAAGGCCTCGGCACTCCGAGACATCGTACAAACCATCCCCGATGATCGCCTCCTGATTGAAACCGATGGGCCTTATTTGACCCCGGTTCCCTTTCGAGGCAAACGGAATGAATCCGCTTACGTCAAAAAAGTCGCAGAAAAGATCGCAGAAATAAAAGGAGGAGCTACCCTCTCGAACTATGAACGGATCGCCTCCCTCACGACAGACAATGCACGAGCCCTGTTTAAAATTTCTTCAAGTTCCTGA
- a CDS encoding NYN domain-containing protein, with protein sequence MSRHIIVDGYNLLGVQAKGALNAGQAGESAREALLLDLATYRHRVGHTMTVVFDAWRQHGATQQQEHRAGLTVVFTRQGEQADQVIQRLVRAEGHDCVVVSSDHEILNTARAYGAFVLRSQEFLQKLRHRSHSTSTLRSIDSIVTDDEAPRTQRLGKKGNPRKLPKAIRQRLRNLKKF encoded by the coding sequence ATGTCCAGGCATATTATTGTCGATGGCTACAATCTGTTGGGAGTGCAAGCCAAGGGAGCGCTGAATGCTGGGCAAGCCGGAGAATCCGCTCGCGAAGCCTTGCTGCTCGATCTTGCGACGTACCGACATCGGGTCGGGCATACCATGACGGTGGTCTTTGATGCATGGCGACAACATGGAGCGACCCAACAACAAGAGCATCGGGCAGGGCTGACGGTGGTGTTCACCAGACAAGGCGAACAAGCCGATCAAGTGATTCAACGGCTCGTACGTGCAGAAGGCCATGATTGCGTGGTCGTATCTTCTGACCATGAGATTCTCAATACGGCTAGAGCGTATGGAGCTTTCGTGCTTCGCTCGCAGGAATTCCTGCAGAAGCTTCGCCATCGTTCTCACTCCACTTCGACACTTCGATCGATTGATTCGATTGTCACTGACGATGAGGCTCCCAGGACGCAACGACTCGGAAAAAAGGGGAATCCCCGTAAATTACCTAAAGCCATCCGTCAGCGTCTCAGGAACTTGAAGAAATTTTAA
- a CDS encoding N-acetylmuramoyl-L-alanine amidase yields the protein MPRIVRLFIPWILCLLIPTLFSGTLGAVQLSSSVGLTQHHSPPFAQLISTKKSSRRQTGNAQPPSLVQNLRFHRYADHTRLVIDVEGQLHLRKRSQTKTDQVILELANTRLSKRAFGKTRNTGFPQSVQIARKWGNPVTITIDLSAINTYKVITLNNPTRLVLDLFPSTEPKMNGDDKPSLVQKIPEKSENATPRAARKNPPSTAKPVPVQSVKPAKSSQRLLIVLDPGHGGKDPGALGRKGTREKDIVLKVSKQLKQMITERLNAKVLMTREDDVFIELEDRAKFANSEKADLFVSIHINSHPKHSVKGLELYHFGQASDPRALEVAARENGTPLENNGPAWQFILADKLTDKKIDESRDLAWIARKALVGHLRKHYKIKDHGVKTAPFFVLRNTTMPGILAEIAFVSNPIEEKLLRSTTYQTRVAEGIYQGIKAYVAPLQTVLR from the coding sequence ATGCCGCGCATCGTACGACTGTTTATTCCCTGGATCCTGTGCCTCCTGATTCCAACGCTCTTCTCCGGCACGTTAGGAGCAGTTCAACTCTCCTCTTCCGTTGGACTCACACAGCACCATAGCCCACCGTTCGCTCAACTCATCTCCACCAAGAAATCCTCTCGACGGCAGACAGGAAACGCTCAACCACCGTCGTTGGTCCAAAACCTTCGATTCCATCGATACGCCGATCACACAAGACTCGTGATAGACGTCGAGGGGCAACTCCATCTTAGAAAACGCTCACAAACCAAAACCGATCAGGTCATTCTTGAGCTTGCGAACACGAGACTCAGTAAACGAGCATTCGGAAAGACGAGAAACACTGGATTTCCCCAATCAGTGCAGATTGCTAGAAAATGGGGCAATCCCGTGACTATCACGATCGATCTGTCCGCGATCAATACGTACAAAGTGATCACCTTAAACAACCCGACTCGACTGGTTCTGGACTTGTTTCCCTCAACAGAACCGAAAATGAATGGTGACGACAAGCCAAGCCTTGTTCAAAAAATACCGGAAAAATCAGAAAATGCGACGCCTCGAGCGGCTAGAAAGAACCCTCCCAGCACTGCCAAACCGGTTCCGGTTCAATCAGTCAAACCGGCTAAATCATCACAGCGGCTCCTGATCGTTCTGGACCCTGGACACGGGGGGAAAGATCCCGGTGCCTTGGGCCGGAAGGGCACACGAGAAAAAGATATCGTGCTCAAAGTTTCCAAGCAACTCAAGCAAATGATTACCGAACGATTGAACGCGAAAGTATTGATGACGCGAGAAGATGATGTTTTCATCGAACTTGAAGACCGGGCTAAATTTGCGAACTCAGAAAAAGCCGACCTCTTTGTCTCCATCCACATCAATTCTCACCCCAAACACTCAGTCAAAGGCTTAGAACTCTACCATTTCGGTCAAGCCAGTGATCCGCGAGCGCTTGAAGTCGCCGCCCGTGAAAACGGCACGCCATTGGAGAATAATGGTCCGGCCTGGCAATTCATTTTGGCGGATAAATTGACTGATAAGAAAATCGATGAATCCAGAGATCTGGCTTGGATAGCCCGTAAGGCCCTTGTTGGCCACTTGCGGAAGCATTACAAGATCAAGGACCATGGCGTGAAAACGGCTCCTTTTTTCGTGCTGCGCAACACCACCATGCCCGGAATCCTCGCAGAAATTGCCTTTGTGTCCAATCCCATAGAAGAAAAACTCCTCAGGAGCACGACCTACCAAACACGCGTCGCCGAAGGCATCTATCAAGGCATCAAAGCCTACGTCGCACCTCTCCAGACTGTCCTGCGCTAA
- the truA gene encoding tRNA pseudouridine(38-40) synthase TruA, protein MNTYKLTIEYDGTNYAGWQCQPHQPTVQAEVEQALERITQQQTPVIAAGRTDAGVHAWGQVISFQTEKSLSSHEWIRALNGILPADIAVKHAEDVPATFHARYSATGKIYEYRILRTAHRSALERSRMWHVPKPLDIKAMEEAGHFFTGTHDFSSFQNMPTDTKNRVCRIESFTVLSEDVHVRIQVRADRFLKQMVRSMVGTVVEVGLGKRHAHDMKQILEATDRSAAGKTAPPHGLYLLKVLY, encoded by the coding sequence ATGAACACGTACAAGCTCACGATCGAATACGATGGAACCAATTACGCTGGTTGGCAATGCCAACCGCATCAGCCGACGGTTCAAGCCGAGGTCGAACAGGCGCTTGAACGCATTACTCAACAACAGACCCCCGTCATCGCAGCGGGCCGCACCGATGCCGGCGTCCATGCCTGGGGACAGGTCATTAGTTTCCAAACTGAAAAATCTCTGTCTTCGCACGAATGGATTCGCGCCCTCAACGGCATTCTCCCTGCTGATATCGCCGTGAAGCATGCCGAAGACGTGCCTGCGACGTTTCATGCACGGTACAGCGCAACCGGAAAGATTTATGAATATCGCATATTACGGACTGCCCATCGCTCGGCGCTCGAGCGATCCCGCATGTGGCACGTGCCCAAGCCATTGGACATCAAGGCGATGGAAGAGGCCGGACACTTTTTCACGGGCACGCATGATTTTTCCTCGTTTCAGAATATGCCGACTGATACCAAGAACAGGGTGTGCAGGATCGAATCCTTCACCGTACTATCAGAAGACGTGCATGTACGAATTCAGGTACGGGCCGATCGTTTTTTAAAACAAATGGTACGGTCGATGGTTGGGACCGTCGTAGAAGTGGGACTAGGCAAGCGTCACGCACACGACATGAAGCAGATTCTTGAGGCAACAGATCGCTCGGCAGCAGGGAAAACCGCTCCTCCCCATGGACTGTATCTCCTGAAAGTCCTGTATTAA
- a CDS encoding HNH endonuclease, giving the protein MLFVSEIDIYFSIWRNKEARGKNQTGQDGRILKMDICYSCCENRKLTNEHVIPQALGGRLYAPIYCKVCNDQYGKEIDAELIKNLGYVGTALNIKRTSGSNRPYALTLEENDQKLTFDGRKITRKDPIVRIKKNGKTINSVDVRARNEGELNAILSSIRMKYELDEKLYYFPEIYPSPVDAATEFVLDNSLIRRCVSKIAYSLLCIKLPPELVMSKSFDDVRNYIRLGSSDHLATANYVHTSFMTDNIRPLHKIHICMNRKESLVIGFVCLFGMFRYSVLLSKSFNSLLSWPGLDHTIDPVTSNYIPGRSGFIAPQIDAVEVLSPKHNKILIEKELEKGLRIIKSYNENIDFLKVEAGK; this is encoded by the coding sequence TTGCTCTTTGTTTCTGAGATTGACATTTACTTCTCTATCTGGAGGAATAAGGAGGCAAGAGGCAAAAATCAGACGGGGCAAGATGGACGGATATTAAAAATGGATATATGTTACTCCTGCTGTGAGAACAGAAAACTGACTAATGAGCATGTAATTCCTCAAGCACTTGGCGGAAGATTATATGCTCCAATATATTGCAAGGTCTGTAATGACCAGTATGGAAAAGAAATTGATGCAGAGCTAATAAAAAACCTTGGCTATGTTGGAACAGCTTTGAATATTAAACGGACGAGTGGTTCAAATAGACCTTATGCCCTCACACTGGAAGAAAACGATCAAAAATTAACTTTTGATGGGAGAAAAATAACGCGAAAAGATCCGATCGTTAGAATTAAGAAAAATGGTAAAACCATAAATTCTGTTGATGTAAGGGCTAGAAATGAAGGCGAATTAAATGCAATTCTCTCAAGCATTAGGATGAAATATGAGTTGGATGAGAAGCTCTACTATTTTCCAGAGATATATCCTAGTCCAGTAGACGCGGCAACAGAATTTGTTTTAGATAATTCTCTTATACGACGATGCGTTTCCAAAATTGCATACAGCTTACTTTGTATCAAGCTTCCGCCTGAACTAGTTATGTCCAAATCGTTCGATGATGTGAGAAATTACATTAGATTGGGTTCTTCTGACCATTTGGCCACTGCTAACTATGTTCATACCTCATTTATGACAGATAATATACGTCCTCTACACAAAATTCACATATGTATGAATAGAAAAGAGAGTCTTGTTATTGGATTTGTGTGTCTTTTTGGCATGTTCAGATATTCAGTTCTTCTATCCAAGTCCTTTAACAGTCTACTTTCCTGGCCAGGGTTAGATCACACCATTGACCCTGTGACATCAAACTACATTCCTGGAAGATCAGGCTTTATAGCTCCTCAAATTGATGCTGTTGAAGTGTTATCCCCGAAACATAATAAAATCCTAATAGAAAAAGAATTAGAGAAAGGGCTCAGAATAATCAAAAGTTATAATGAAAATATTGACTTTCTAAAAGTTGAAGCTGGAAAGTAG